One genomic segment of Gopherus flavomarginatus isolate rGopFla2 chromosome 11, rGopFla2.mat.asm, whole genome shotgun sequence includes these proteins:
- the LOC127031744 gene encoding zinc finger protein 239-like has protein sequence MSDASCPSQAPAYPCGCCGAEFPRLWALHSHARSHPEGHGYACPTCGKAFARSSALLRHEAVHRGEKPFLCAQCGKGFAQAAQLETHGRSHTGDRPFACPTCAKAFMSSSHLAQHRRTHWAERKHACPLCGKTFLRPWDVAQHRRFHTGERPFRCERCRRGFFRSSDLLRHQRVHTGERPFRCECCGKSFARSSVLAKHARSYTGKRPHRCQACPKAYGTASQLTEHQRVHTGERPFLCSVCGKTFAYSLLLRRHLKLHTGERPHPCPECPKAFKTSEHLQKHRLIHTRDSAAGERRQQPKREAGLEAE, from the coding sequence ATGTCGGatgcctcctgccccagccaggcgCCCGCTTACCCCTGCGGCTGCTGCGGGGCTGAGTTCCCGCGCCTGTGGGCCCTGCACTCCCACGCCCGCTCGCACCCTGAGGGCCACGGCTACGCCTGTCCAACCTGCGGCAAGGCCTTCGCCcgctcctcagccctgctccgccATGAGGCCGTGCACcgtggggagaagcccttcctctGCGCCCAGTGCGGCAAAGGCTTTGCCCAGGCGGCTCAGCTGGAGACCCATGGGCGATCGCACACGGGCGACCGCCCCTTCGCCTGCCCGACCTGCGCCAAGGCCTTCATGTCCTCCTCCCACCTAGCGCAGCACCGGCGCACCCACTGGGCTGAGCGCAAGCACGCCTGCCCGCTGTGCGGCAAGACCTTCCTGCGCCCATGGGACGTGGCCCAGCACCGGCGCTTCCACACGGGCGAGCGGCCCTTCCGCTGCGAGCGCTGCAGGCGCGGCTTCTTCCGCTCCTCCGACCTGCTGCGGCACCAGCGGGTGCACACGGGCGAGCGGCCCTTCCGCTGCGAGTGCTGCGGCAAGAGCTTCGCCCGCTCCTCTGTGCTGGCCAAGCACGCCCGCAGCTACACCGGCAAGCGGCCCCACCGCTGCCAGGCCTGCCCCAAGGCCTACGGCACTGCCTCCCAGCTCACGGAGCACCAGCGGGTGCACAcgggcgagcggcccttcctctgCTCCGTCTGCGGCAAGACCTTCGCCTACTCCCTCCTGCTGCGCCGTCACCTGAAGCtccacaccggggagcggccccacccctgccctgagtgccccAAAGCCTTCAAGACCTCGGAGCACCTGCAGAAGCACCGGCTGATTCACACCCGGGACAGCGCTGCTGGCGAGAGGAGGCAGCAGCCGAAAAGGGAGGCGGGGCTGGAGGCGGAGTGA